In one Arenibacter antarcticus genomic region, the following are encoded:
- a CDS encoding DUF6377 domain-containing protein, with product MLKSLEDANFFNARLRSIQISRVYPLIENAYQLEREHQKKRLQTLLILASILSVLLILTIIFIIRQFYKLSEARKLTLVANEKLQNNNIALAEANSIKEEYIGRFLNLCSIYIEKMGKHHRILNKKAKEGNLTELYRLLKSNQFIGIHPTKHILQIIILFFNRPISESSKLATVISCSSVDTDLGYFYD from the coding sequence ATGCTAAAGAGCTTAGAGGATGCGAATTTCTTTAATGCTCGTTTGAGGAGCATTCAGATATCTAGAGTGTATCCATTAATAGAAAATGCATATCAGTTAGAAAGGGAGCACCAAAAAAAGAGACTTCAGACTTTACTGATCCTTGCTAGTATTTTATCAGTGTTACTGATTCTAACCATTATATTCATAATTCGCCAATTTTATAAACTTTCAGAAGCCCGTAAACTTACGTTGGTTGCAAATGAAAAACTCCAAAATAATAATATTGCTTTAGCTGAAGCAAATAGTATTAAAGAAGAATACATTGGACGGTTTCTTAACTTATGCTCTATTTATATTGAAAAAATGGGGAAACATCATCGTATCCTGAACAAAAAAGCCAAAGAAGGAAACCTTACGGAATTGTACCGACTGCTTAAATCTAACCAGTTTATAGGTATCCACCCCACCAAGCACATATTGCAAATTATAATATTATTTTTTAATAGACCTATTAGCGAATCATCTAAGCTTGCAACTGTAATTTCTTGTAGTTCTGTGGATACAGACCTCGGATATTTTTATGATTGA
- the tnpC gene encoding IS66 family transposase has product MQKPLENLSKDELLALLEKQGGSIQKQVKRFVKVERDLARAERENTDLKFQLAYYKRLVYGQKRERFEGDKNQMSLPFEMEPGKAEEQEVELKEKLTYERRKRTSAHKGRVALPDHLPVEEIKIYPEGDLTDMVCIGEEVTEELEYEPAKYYIKRYIRYKYAPKNKEGVVIGALPDRVIEKGIPGAGLLASILVDKYQDHLPLYRQLQRFKRQNIPIASSTLEGWTRQSLKILDILYQYLLEDTKSQGYLQADESPIKVIDKNRKGTTHQGYYWVYHSPMEGTVLFDYRSGRSREAANHVLAGFKGYLQTDGYIVYDKIGKREGVTYLNCWAHARREFDKALDNDRERAGKALTYIQKLYAVEAAARERGLDPQERKALRLKESLPVINELGKWMYGQTKNHPMLPKSPIGKAFRYTMDRWDQLSAYLYDGILEIDNNLVENAIRPLALGRKNYLFAGSHDAAQRAACIYSFLAICKKHQVNPYQWLKYTLENIMGINHKNIRGLYPQNYKKLQLQA; this is encoded by the coding sequence ATGCAAAAACCCTTGGAAAACCTCTCTAAAGATGAACTTTTAGCGCTGCTTGAAAAGCAGGGGGGATCCATTCAAAAGCAGGTCAAAAGATTCGTAAAAGTCGAGCGTGACCTTGCCAGGGCAGAAAGAGAAAATACCGACCTTAAATTCCAATTGGCCTATTACAAACGTCTGGTCTATGGCCAGAAAAGGGAACGCTTCGAGGGCGATAAAAACCAAATGAGCCTTCCCTTTGAAATGGAACCTGGAAAGGCGGAGGAACAAGAGGTGGAGCTCAAGGAAAAACTCACCTATGAGAGACGCAAAAGGACATCGGCCCATAAGGGAAGGGTGGCCCTTCCGGACCACCTGCCCGTGGAAGAGATCAAGATCTACCCCGAGGGCGATCTGACCGATATGGTATGCATCGGGGAAGAAGTGACCGAGGAACTGGAATACGAGCCCGCCAAATACTACATCAAACGCTACATCCGCTATAAGTATGCTCCCAAAAATAAAGAAGGAGTGGTAATAGGTGCACTTCCCGATCGGGTGATCGAAAAGGGTATTCCCGGGGCAGGATTGTTGGCCTCTATCCTAGTCGATAAATATCAGGACCATCTCCCGCTCTACCGACAGCTCCAGCGGTTTAAAAGACAGAATATCCCGATAGCCTCCTCGACCCTGGAGGGCTGGACCAGACAGAGCCTTAAAATACTGGATATTCTTTACCAATACCTTTTGGAGGACACCAAGTCCCAAGGGTATCTGCAGGCGGACGAGAGTCCGATCAAGGTCATCGATAAGAACAGGAAAGGCACCACCCATCAAGGGTATTACTGGGTGTACCATAGTCCTATGGAGGGTACCGTACTCTTTGATTACCGGAGCGGGCGTAGCCGGGAGGCCGCCAATCATGTATTGGCCGGATTTAAGGGCTACCTCCAAACCGATGGCTATATTGTCTATGACAAGATAGGCAAACGTGAGGGGGTCACCTATCTGAACTGCTGGGCCCACGCACGAAGGGAATTCGACAAGGCCCTGGATAATGATAGGGAGCGTGCGGGGAAGGCGCTGACCTACATCCAAAAACTATATGCGGTAGAAGCTGCCGCCAGGGAAAGGGGCCTCGATCCCCAAGAACGCAAGGCACTTCGTCTAAAAGAGTCCCTGCCGGTGATCAATGAACTGGGAAAATGGATGTACGGGCAGACAAAAAATCATCCGATGCTTCCAAAGAGCCCTATCGGAAAAGCCTTCCGGTATACCATGGACCGTTGGGATCAGCTTAGCGCCTATCTTTATGACGGCATCCTGGAAATCGATAATAATCTAGTGGAAAATGCCATCAGGCCCCTGGCCCTAGGAAGAAAGAACTATCTGTTCGCCGGTTCCCATGACGCGGCACAAAGGGCCGCCTGTATCTACTCCTTCCTTGCCATCTGTAAAAAGCATCAGGTGAATCCTTACCAGTGGCTAAAGTATACACTGGAAAACATTATGGGCATCAATCATAAAAATATCCGAGGTCTGTATCCACAGAACTACAAGAAATTACAGTTGCAAGCTTAG